A single region of the Dehalobacter sp. 12DCB1 genome encodes:
- a CDS encoding cobyrinate a,c-diamide synthase, translating into MKAVIPRIMFAAAGSSSGKTTITCAVLQALLEQGVHPAAFKCGPDYIDPMFHTEVIGTNSRNLDLFMLSEEVCRYLLVKNSEQAQVAVLEGVMGYYDGLGIGSTVASSYHLAVATQTPVILIVNCAGSAISIAALIQGFCRFRPDNGIKGVILNNLTPSLYPQYKEMIEKETDIQVVGYFPKLKECALESRHLGLITASEVKDLQQKMKFLAIQARESIDLNQLLRIAGGAAEIDYYEAAIEKISAVKVAVARDKAFCFYYQDSLELLETLGAELQYFSPLEDQAVPECDGLILGGGYPELYTEQLAGNTSMLSSIRQVLAKNTPCIAECGGFMYLLNRIADKDGKPYPMAGYLEGDAVLTDKLNRFGYITLTAQKDNLLCGKGGKINAHEFHYSDSTANGGGFTAVNSSGSKMWDCIHADENLVAGYPHLHLWGNPEFARSFIRRCSDFQAARMGS; encoded by the coding sequence ATGAAAGCCGTTATTCCACGTATTATGTTTGCGGCTGCAGGCAGCAGCAGCGGCAAGACGACAATTACCTGCGCGGTATTACAAGCGCTTTTGGAGCAAGGGGTTCATCCTGCTGCGTTTAAATGCGGGCCGGACTATATTGATCCGATGTTTCACACCGAAGTCATCGGGACAAACTCACGAAATCTGGATCTATTTATGTTATCGGAAGAGGTTTGCCGGTATTTGCTGGTCAAGAATTCCGAGCAGGCCCAAGTCGCTGTTTTAGAAGGGGTAATGGGCTATTATGACGGGCTTGGCATTGGCAGTACCGTGGCAAGCTCTTACCATTTGGCGGTAGCAACGCAAACGCCGGTGATCCTGATTGTCAATTGTGCCGGTTCAGCAATCTCAATTGCAGCCTTGATTCAGGGATTTTGCCGTTTCAGACCGGACAACGGGATCAAGGGCGTTATTCTAAATAATCTTACACCTTCCCTATATCCGCAATATAAGGAAATGATCGAAAAAGAGACGGATATCCAGGTGGTCGGTTACTTTCCGAAACTCAAAGAATGTGCACTGGAAAGCAGACATCTTGGATTAATTACAGCATCAGAAGTGAAAGACCTTCAGCAAAAAATGAAATTTCTGGCCATACAGGCCAGAGAATCCATTGATTTGAACCAGCTGCTGCGTATTGCAGGCGGGGCCGCGGAAATAGACTATTATGAGGCCGCGATTGAGAAAATCTCTGCTGTCAAAGTCGCCGTAGCCAGAGATAAAGCTTTCTGTTTTTATTACCAGGACAGCCTCGAACTTTTGGAAACATTGGGAGCTGAACTGCAGTATTTTAGCCCGCTTGAGGATCAAGCCGTACCTGAATGCGACGGACTGATTCTCGGCGGCGGTTACCCGGAATTATATACCGAACAACTGGCTGGGAATACATCAATGCTGTCAAGTATCAGGCAGGTTCTTGCTAAAAATACTCCCTGCATAGCCGAGTGCGGCGGGTTTATGTATTTATTGAACCGTATTGCTGACAAGGACGGCAAACCTTATCCGATGGCAGGATATTTAGAAGGGGACGCTGTACTGACGGATAAACTGAACCGTTTCGGTTATATCACGCTGACGGCGCAAAAGGATAACCTGCTGTGCGGCAAAGGCGGCAAGATCAACGCGCATGAATTTCATTATTCGGATTCAACAGCCAATGGCGGCGGTTTTACGGCAGTCAATTCATCAGGGAGCAAAATGTGGGACTGCATCCATGCCGATGAGAACCTCGTTGCCGGCTATCCCCACCTTCATCTCTGGGGAAACCCTGAGTTTGCACGTTCGTTTATCCGGAGATGCAGCGACTTTCAGGCTGCCAGGATGGGTTCGTAA
- a CDS encoding histidine phosphatase family protein, which translates to MNKFLYLVRHGKTEGNLRRKYIGITDEPLCEQGISEIREHIAAGRYTAVEHVFVSPRLRCLQTRELIYPDIPYSIMPELAECSFGIFENKSYEQLKDLAEYKSWIDGGGKQQVPGGEQPEIFRSRCLDGFNRVMQEVDEAGIEKAALVIHGGTIMMLLEAFSPEVFDFYHWQIKNGEGYQLTIDQALWTEKKKLAAIAKI; encoded by the coding sequence ATGAATAAGTTCCTATACCTGGTCCGGCATGGCAAGACGGAAGGGAATCTGAGACGCAAGTATATCGGAATTACGGATGAGCCTTTATGTGAACAGGGGATTTCCGAAATCCGTGAGCATATTGCTGCCGGTCGCTATACGGCGGTTGAGCACGTCTTTGTCAGTCCAAGGCTCCGCTGCCTTCAGACCAGGGAGCTGATCTATCCGGATATTCCTTACAGTATAATGCCTGAACTTGCGGAGTGCAGCTTCGGTATATTCGAAAACAAATCGTATGAACAGCTGAAGGACCTTGCCGAGTACAAAAGTTGGATTGACGGCGGCGGAAAACAGCAAGTCCCGGGCGGAGAACAGCCGGAAATATTCAGGTCCCGCTGCCTGGACGGTTTTAACCGCGTTATGCAGGAAGTAGATGAAGCCGGAATCGAAAAGGCCGCGCTGGTTATTCACGGCGGTACGATCATGATGCTGCTTGAGGCATTTTCTCCCGAAGTATTTGATTTTTACCATTGGCAGATAAAGAACGGCGAAGGCTATCAGCTGACGATTGATCAGGCTTTATGGACCGAAAAGAAGAAGCTGGCGGCGATAGCGAAGATCTAG
- a CDS encoding alkaline phosphatase family protein, whose amino-acid sequence MKAVMVIVDGLADEKIEELGWQTTFEAACHPELDQIAAEGYTGWFDSCPQGYLPESMPCILNLLGVKPAYFPQSRASLELLANGYCLEQDEVVLRCNLAALDSHGRLASFNGGNLTGAEMQKAAKIAADIDSNIKILHLSGYRNLIIVKAQYFKTLDCKTYPPHEFLGGDSDDLLADICASAPILQEFVSEGRNRLKYLSSQEQQMMFYPWGISGKSRLPAFAELYGKKAAAVCGTEIAKGIALALKMDVPDLAEATGDTDTDLALKAQTACRLLSGHDFVLVHINGTDEAAHRHDYREKIEFIERIDREFFAFLRQNLTDDTGILICADHATSPVSGKHSALDVPYILRKAGETFPPGDLEANKVLKYLISE is encoded by the coding sequence ATGAAAGCAGTCATGGTCATTGTTGACGGACTTGCAGATGAAAAAATTGAAGAATTAGGCTGGCAAACCACATTTGAGGCTGCCTGTCATCCTGAACTTGATCAAATTGCCGCCGAGGGTTATACCGGCTGGTTTGATTCCTGCCCGCAGGGTTACCTGCCGGAGAGCATGCCGTGTATCCTGAATCTTTTAGGCGTTAAGCCTGCCTATTTTCCGCAAAGCAGGGCATCACTCGAACTGCTTGCTAACGGCTACTGCCTGGAGCAGGATGAAGTTGTTCTTCGCTGCAACCTTGCCGCCCTTGACAGTCACGGAAGATTAGCTTCCTTCAACGGCGGGAACTTAACCGGAGCGGAAATGCAAAAAGCAGCGAAAATAGCGGCTGATATCGATTCGAATATCAAGATATTGCATTTATCCGGGTATAGGAACCTGATCATTGTCAAAGCACAATACTTTAAAACACTGGATTGTAAGACTTATCCGCCGCATGAATTTTTGGGCGGTGATTCGGATGATTTATTAGCGGATATCTGCGCTTCGGCCCCCATACTCCAAGAATTTGTTTCGGAGGGGAGAAACAGGTTAAAATACCTAAGCAGCCAAGAGCAGCAAATGATGTTTTATCCGTGGGGAATATCCGGGAAAAGCCGTTTACCTGCATTCGCAGAATTGTATGGCAAAAAAGCAGCGGCAGTCTGCGGTACGGAAATTGCCAAAGGGATTGCTTTGGCCTTGAAGATGGATGTTCCTGATCTAGCAGAAGCTACCGGAGACACGGATACGGATCTGGCCCTTAAGGCTCAAACAGCCTGCCGTCTGTTGTCCGGTCATGATTTTGTGCTTGTGCATATCAATGGCACAGATGAAGCCGCTCACCGGCATGATTATCGGGAAAAAATTGAATTTATCGAAAGAATCGACCGGGAGTTTTTTGCCTTTCTGCGTCAGAACCTGACAGATGATACCGGGATTCTGATCTGTGCCGATCATGCGACCAGCCCTGTCAGCGGGAAGCATTCGGCCTTGGACGTTCCGTATATCCTCCGAAAAGCCGGGGAAACCTTTCCGCCGGGGGATTTGGAAGCGAATAAGGTCTTAAAGTATTTGATTTCAGAGTAA
- a CDS encoding ABC transporter permease — MKIIKLDLNPVLTFKVFVRNLKVFGKTWKANIMFNFLEPLLYLWAMGFGLGVYITQINGLSYLDFLAPGLIASSAMFAVTYEMTYNSYTRMSKEKIFHSMVVTPVSMDDIILGEILYGTFKGALYGAVFFIVVALFGIVHSLYALLIFVPLILMSVIFSNLSLIWTSLAPNYDSFGYFFTLLISPMFLFAGIFFPIESLPAAIRFLPWLTPLYHTVETVRPLVLGQVTPAITGHIIWLLAVTLLTLPFPLVMVKKKLIQ; from the coding sequence ATGAAAATAATTAAGCTCGATCTTAACCCCGTGCTGACCTTTAAGGTATTCGTACGGAATCTGAAGGTTTTCGGTAAAACATGGAAAGCTAATATCATGTTTAACTTTCTGGAGCCGCTGCTTTATCTCTGGGCCATGGGCTTTGGTCTGGGTGTTTATATTACGCAGATCAACGGGCTTTCCTACCTTGATTTTCTGGCTCCGGGGCTGATCGCTTCTTCAGCGATGTTTGCTGTAACTTATGAGATGACCTACAACAGCTATACCCGGATGTCCAAGGAGAAAATATTTCACAGCATGGTGGTTACGCCGGTAAGCATGGACGACATCATCCTCGGCGAAATCCTGTACGGCACGTTCAAAGGTGCTCTTTACGGTGCGGTTTTCTTTATTGTCGTCGCTTTATTCGGCATTGTCCACTCCCTGTATGCCCTGCTCATCTTTGTCCCACTGATCCTCATGTCCGTCATTTTTTCCAATCTCTCTTTAATTTGGACGAGTCTCGCTCCCAATTACGACTCTTTCGGCTATTTTTTCACGCTGTTGATTTCTCCAATGTTTCTGTTTGCCGGAATCTTTTTTCCGATTGAAAGCTTGCCCGCCGCCATTCGTTTTCTTCCGTGGCTGACGCCGCTGTACCATACGGTTGAAACGGTGCGTCCACTGGTTCTGGGACAGGTTACTCCAGCAATCACCGGCCATATCATCTGGCTCTTAGCCGTTACGCTGCTGACATTGCCTTTCCCGCTGGTCATGGTAAAAAAGAAACTTATTCAATAA
- a CDS encoding ABC transporter ATP-binding protein — MSYSLPADIISAQNLTKRFGDFTAVDTISFTVRQGECFGLLGPNGAGKTSLARMVFGLSPRTEGRLTVFSQDISEHSREIKARLGVVAQEDNLDPELTILENLLVYASYYRLPRSIARERALEILDFMDLRSKANAVVDELSGGMKRRLTIGRALINRPELLILDEPTTGLDPYARHMVWQRLRQLKESGTTMLLTTHYLEEASHLCDRLIIINQGKILEQGVPKDLIDKHVGAYALELGVSPDMQNKLLNWSAEWLKSYQQIGDDLVLYSDLGPAMADNLNQRIAGEHLPVSYQRLRPTNLEDVFLKLTGETLHGVRGGFEK; from the coding sequence ATGTCTTATTCTCTTCCAGCCGATATCATTTCAGCCCAAAATCTAACGAAACGGTTCGGAGATTTCACTGCCGTTGACACGATCTCTTTTACTGTCCGGCAAGGAGAGTGTTTTGGACTTCTTGGCCCAAACGGCGCCGGCAAAACATCCCTGGCCAGGATGGTCTTTGGCTTGTCACCCCGAACTGAGGGCCGCCTGACGGTTTTCAGCCAGGATATTTCGGAGCATTCCCGGGAAATTAAAGCACGTCTCGGTGTTGTTGCTCAGGAAGACAACCTTGACCCGGAACTGACGATTCTGGAAAACCTGCTGGTCTACGCCTCCTATTACCGACTGCCGAGAAGTATTGCCAGGGAACGGGCTTTGGAAATCCTGGACTTTATGGATCTTCGAAGTAAAGCCAATGCGGTCGTCGACGAGCTGTCCGGCGGCATGAAACGACGTCTGACAATCGGCCGTGCGTTGATCAACCGTCCGGAGCTATTGATTCTCGATGAGCCAACCACCGGGCTTGATCCGTACGCCCGTCATATGGTCTGGCAGCGTCTGCGGCAGTTAAAAGAAAGCGGTACGACCATGCTCCTGACAACACACTATCTTGAAGAAGCCAGTCATCTCTGTGACCGACTGATCATCATCAATCAGGGCAAAATCCTTGAGCAAGGTGTACCGAAAGATCTTATTGATAAGCATGTCGGTGCATATGCGCTGGAACTCGGAGTGAGTCCGGATATGCAAAATAAGCTCCTGAACTGGAGCGCTGAGTGGCTGAAATCTTATCAGCAAATTGGTGATGATCTGGTTCTCTATTCTGATCTCGGACCAGCTATGGCTGACAACCTGAATCAAAGAATTGCCGGTGAACACCTTCCTGTCAGCTATCAGCGCCTGAGACCTACAAATCTCGAAGATGTTTTTCTAAAACTGACCGGCGAAACGCTGCATGGTGTCCGCGGCGGTTTTGAGAAATAA
- a CDS encoding class I SAM-dependent methyltransferase, protein MVILDERCIFDPFERIKNIKVEAMGIDYFDQIWRTKDSKSSYKEGSADSWDNRVEEFTGIEPDERIVNITELLTAKRMLREDSTVLDIGCGPGRFAAEFARRAKNVTGVDISPKMVRTARDYAAARELQNIDFMEMDWRQDDLFAKQWKQKFSLVTAIMSPAIGSRESLEKMIAVSSEYCFLSHFVERHDSISDELKRRFLPPHMEDVYGNKGLYCCFNILWLKKLCPEITYIETARESVRTLDEANRHYISRLGMKTDLTDEQKADIRNYLQSKAENGLIRETIIGKIACICWKVAAV, encoded by the coding sequence ATGGTAATATTAGATGAAAGATGCATTTTTGATCCGTTTGAGCGGATCAAAAATATAAAGGTGGAAGCGATGGGTATTGATTATTTTGATCAAATTTGGCGAACTAAAGATTCCAAAAGCAGTTATAAAGAAGGAAGCGCGGATTCCTGGGACAACAGGGTCGAAGAATTCACAGGCATCGAACCTGATGAGAGAATTGTAAATATTACAGAACTGCTTACCGCAAAAAGAATGCTCCGGGAAGACAGCACTGTTCTGGATATCGGCTGCGGACCCGGCCGTTTTGCAGCAGAATTTGCCCGAAGAGCGAAAAACGTAACCGGTGTGGATATTTCGCCGAAAATGGTGCGAACCGCCAGAGACTACGCGGCGGCCCGGGAGCTTCAAAATATTGATTTCATGGAGATGGACTGGCGGCAAGACGACTTGTTCGCAAAACAGTGGAAGCAAAAATTCAGCCTGGTAACTGCCATTATGTCTCCCGCTATTGGGAGCAGGGAAAGCCTTGAGAAGATGATCGCAGTCAGCAGTGAATATTGTTTTTTAAGTCATTTTGTTGAACGGCATGATTCCATTAGTGACGAACTGAAAAGACGGTTTCTTCCGCCCCATATGGAAGATGTATACGGCAACAAAGGATTGTACTGCTGTTTCAATATTCTCTGGCTCAAAAAACTTTGTCCTGAAATTACGTATATCGAGACAGCAAGGGAAAGTGTCCGCACATTGGATGAAGCGAACCGTCATTACATCAGCAGACTTGGCATGAAGACAGATTTGACTGATGAGCAAAAAGCGGACATCAGGAATTATCTTCAAAGCAAAGCAGAGAACGGGCTGATCAGAGAAACGATCATAGGGAAGATTGCCTGTATATGTTGGAAAGTTGCAGCCGTCTAG
- a CDS encoding cobyric acid synthase — protein MAKSIMVQGTMSNAGKSLFTAGLCRVFKQAGYKVAPFKSQNMALNSYITKEGLEMGRAQVVQAEAAGQEPSVLMNPILLKPTNDQGSQVIVNGEVLGNMNAADYFKYKTKLIPNIMASYQTLDQNNDVIVIEGAGSPAEINLQEDDIVNMGMAKMAKAPVLLVADIDRGGVFASIYGTVMLLSEDERKMIKGIVINKFRGDVEILRPGLRMIEEKVNIPVIGVVPYLNIDIEDEDSLSERIAVDKTVQAVDIAVIRLPRMSNFTDFNVFELIPGVSLRYVKSMAELKNPDMIILPGTKNTMADLLWLRQSGLEAKIKKQAADGETIVFGVCGGYQMLGETLEDPFGVEEGGSLAGMGLLDMKTIFSKQKTRTQVEGKFSQLDGVLAGLSAIRFHGYEIHMGVTETGDTEPLTHIDIESGLQVQKTEGVRKRNIMGSYVHGIFDEEGVAVAIAKCLLNKKGLDSTSLKRLSYKQYKEQQYDRLADEIRKHVDMAAIVNILEAGV, from the coding sequence ATGGCCAAATCAATCATGGTTCAGGGAACAATGTCCAATGCCGGAAAAAGCTTGTTCACGGCAGGTCTGTGCCGTGTTTTTAAACAGGCAGGTTATAAGGTAGCCCCCTTCAAATCCCAAAATATGGCGTTGAACTCCTACATAACCAAAGAAGGGCTGGAGATGGGCAGAGCGCAGGTCGTCCAGGCAGAAGCTGCCGGGCAGGAGCCCAGTGTCCTGATGAATCCGATCCTTTTGAAACCGACAAATGATCAGGGCTCGCAGGTTATTGTCAACGGTGAAGTGTTGGGCAATATGAATGCAGCAGATTATTTTAAATATAAGACGAAGCTTATTCCCAACATTATGGCGTCCTACCAGACGCTTGACCAGAACAATGACGTTATTGTCATTGAAGGAGCAGGCAGTCCTGCAGAGATTAATTTGCAGGAGGATGATATCGTCAATATGGGGATGGCCAAAATGGCTAAAGCTCCGGTGCTGCTTGTCGCCGATATTGACAGGGGCGGCGTTTTTGCATCCATTTACGGTACGGTGATGCTTTTAAGTGAAGATGAAAGGAAAATGATCAAAGGCATTGTGATTAATAAATTTCGCGGAGATGTAGAAATCTTAAGGCCCGGGCTGCGGATGATTGAAGAAAAAGTCAATATTCCGGTCATCGGTGTCGTTCCATATCTGAATATCGACATTGAAGATGAAGATAGTTTATCCGAAAGAATTGCTGTGGACAAAACAGTGCAAGCAGTAGATATTGCAGTGATCCGGCTGCCAAGGATGTCCAATTTTACCGATTTTAACGTTTTTGAACTGATTCCCGGAGTTTCCCTGCGCTATGTGAAATCCATGGCCGAGCTGAAGAATCCGGATATGATCATCCTGCCAGGGACAAAAAATACGATGGCTGACTTGTTGTGGCTGCGTCAGAGCGGTCTGGAAGCAAAGATTAAAAAGCAGGCTGCTGACGGGGAAACCATTGTATTTGGGGTATGCGGAGGCTACCAAATGCTTGGCGAAACGCTGGAAGATCCTTTTGGCGTAGAAGAGGGTGGAAGTCTCGCAGGAATGGGTTTGTTGGATATGAAAACAATATTCTCCAAACAGAAGACCAGGACGCAGGTAGAAGGCAAGTTCAGTCAGCTTGACGGTGTTCTTGCCGGATTATCCGCGATCCGTTTTCACGGTTATGAAATTCATATGGGCGTGACAGAAACTGGGGATACCGAGCCTCTGACGCATATCGACATCGAGTCAGGCCTTCAGGTACAAAAGACAGAAGGCGTCCGGAAACGGAATATTATGGGCAGCTATGTTCATGGCATCTTTGATGAAGAAGGGGTCGCTGTAGCGATTGCCAAATGTCTGTTAAATAAAAAGGGGTTGGATTCAACCAGTCTTAAACGGTTAAGCTATAAACAGTATAAAGAGCAGCAGTATGACCGATTGGCGGATGAAATCCGGAAACACGTCGACATGGCTGCGATCGTAAATATTTTGGAGGCAGGTGTATAA
- the cobS gene encoding adenosylcobinamide-GDP ribazoletransferase encodes MKTLYESFVAAFSMFSKIPMPQIDWNEKNMRYSFIFFPVVGAVIAFVLYFLFLLLEYFRFSPVFFAAAAVFINVMITGGVHLDGYCDTTDALNSHKDQEEKLRILKDPNVGAFALIYTSVILLLQFAAWYETYLKPDFFFLVLVSFVLSRSMAALAVVCFPCVRKTGLASIFAGYASKKTVRIISCLIVLLCVAAMLYVSMIVGITAVLFIMLSFYLFNRMVQKHFGGITGDLAGFYIVVSETGILLISVIAGGVRL; translated from the coding sequence ATGAAAACCTTGTATGAATCGTTTGTTGCAGCCTTTTCGATGTTTTCTAAAATTCCAATGCCTCAAATTGACTGGAACGAGAAGAATATGCGTTATTCTTTTATCTTCTTTCCTGTGGTCGGGGCTGTCATTGCCTTTGTTCTCTATTTCTTGTTTCTATTATTGGAATATTTCAGGTTCAGTCCCGTCTTTTTTGCTGCTGCAGCTGTGTTTATTAACGTCATGATCACTGGCGGAGTTCACCTCGACGGTTATTGTGACACGACAGATGCCTTGAATTCCCATAAGGACCAAGAGGAAAAGCTTCGAATCCTTAAGGATCCCAATGTTGGAGCCTTCGCGCTCATCTATACGTCAGTTATCCTGCTGCTACAATTTGCGGCGTGGTATGAGACCTATCTGAAACCGGACTTTTTCTTTCTCGTTCTTGTTTCGTTTGTCCTGTCACGGTCGATGGCCGCTTTGGCAGTCGTCTGCTTTCCGTGTGTCAGAAAAACAGGACTTGCTTCAATCTTTGCAGGTTATGCCTCGAAAAAAACGGTAAGAATCATTAGTTGCTTGATTGTTTTATTATGTGTTGCAGCAATGTTGTACGTGAGTATGATTGTCGGGATCACTGCAGTTCTATTTATTATGCTGTCCTTTTACTTATTTAACCGCATGGTTCAAAAACATTTTGGGGGCATAACCGGCGATCTGGCAGGCTTTTATATTGTAGTAAGCGAAACAGGAATACTTCTGATTTCGGTAATAGCAGGAGGCGTTAGACTATGA
- the cbiB gene encoding adenosylcobinamide-phosphate synthase CbiB translates to MITLYALMTGYILDLIFGDPSWLPHPVRWIGSLIAGGDKYLHRISCRTDRGQYWCGVLLTVTIVTVTFLVPLGLLYLLNSISPLLGFMAEALMCYQILATKSLQAESMKVYDALQKNDIMEARYQLSWIVGRDTENLNSSQVAKGAVETVAENLSDGVIAPMLFILVGGAPLGFLYKAVNTLDSMIGYKNDKYLYFGRFAAKLDDVANYLPARISAYLMLLAVFLTRYDFKDAFRIYRRDRHNHTSPNSAHTEAVCAGALNIQLAGSNSYFGKLVVKPTIGDPIREIEAEDIRRANKLMVATSLVGLILGSAVRALIVQ, encoded by the coding sequence ATGATTACACTTTATGCTTTAATGACAGGTTATATTTTGGATTTGATTTTTGGTGATCCTTCCTGGCTGCCTCATCCGGTTCGCTGGATCGGTTCGCTGATTGCCGGAGGAGACAAATATCTGCACCGGATCAGTTGCAGGACGGACCGAGGCCAGTATTGGTGCGGGGTACTGCTGACTGTTACCATTGTTACGGTGACATTTCTCGTGCCGTTGGGCCTATTGTATTTGCTGAATAGCATTAGCCCGCTGCTGGGATTTATGGCCGAGGCTTTGATGTGTTATCAGATTCTGGCTACGAAGTCGCTGCAAGCTGAGAGCATGAAGGTCTATGATGCCCTGCAGAAGAACGATATCATGGAAGCCCGTTATCAATTATCCTGGATTGTCGGCCGGGACACGGAGAATTTGAACAGCTCCCAGGTAGCGAAAGGCGCTGTGGAAACCGTGGCCGAAAATCTTTCCGACGGCGTCATCGCGCCGATGCTTTTCATTCTAGTTGGCGGAGCCCCTTTGGGCTTTTTGTATAAAGCGGTCAATACCCTGGACTCGATGATTGGCTATAAAAATGACAAATATCTTTATTTTGGCCGGTTTGCTGCCAAACTGGATGATGTCGCCAATTATCTTCCGGCCAGAATTTCTGCCTATTTGATGCTCCTGGCTGTTTTTTTGACCCGTTATGATTTCAAAGATGCCTTCAGAATCTACCGGCGTGACCGTCATAATCATACCAGTCCGAATTCCGCCCACACTGAAGCCGTTTGTGCCGGAGCCCTTAATATTCAGCTTGCCGGAAGCAATTCTTACTTTGGCAAGCTGGTGGTCAAACCAACGATTGGTGACCCGATCCGGGAGATCGAGGCTGAAGATATCCGCCGCGCCAACAAGCTCATGGTTGCGACGTCGCTTGTCGGCTTGATTCTGGGGTCCGCTGTCAGAGCGCTTATTGTTCAGTAA
- the cobD gene encoding threonine-phosphate decarboxylase CobD — protein MYQYIHGGDIYSVKKLTGRQEILDFSSNVNPLGLPESVKEAVIRSLDECTNYPDPFCRDLVAALANYECTDPEYILAANGAAEIIFRLALALKPKKALIFAPTFADYEKALHTVDCSIEYYFLRPEHDFAAREDLLDQMRPGLDIMILCNPNNPTGQLCSRAFLQKVLAKSQEIGAIVMIDECFMDFVENKEQFSVQNCIEQYENLVILKAFTKIFAMPGFRLGYALTANKTLLEQMRSAGQDWSVSTPAQTAGIAALKETAYLQQTKQLIETERRFLIDALLGLGLKVIGSRANYIFFRTQRTDLSEKLIAKGIMIRPCANYVNLNGEYFRVAVKNHEDNLKLSTVLRDVICDESSHGHC, from the coding sequence ATGTATCAATATATCCACGGGGGAGACATTTATTCGGTAAAAAAACTGACAGGCAGACAGGAAATTCTTGATTTTTCTTCCAATGTCAATCCACTCGGGCTGCCGGAGTCCGTGAAAGAAGCCGTAATCCGTTCGCTTGACGAATGTACGAATTATCCTGACCCGTTTTGCCGGGATCTTGTTGCGGCTCTGGCGAACTATGAGTGTACGGATCCTGAATATATCCTTGCCGCCAATGGGGCTGCAGAGATTATTTTCAGACTCGCGCTGGCTCTGAAACCGAAAAAGGCGCTGATCTTTGCTCCGACGTTTGCAGACTATGAAAAGGCGCTGCATACGGTGGATTGCTCGATAGAATATTATTTTTTACGGCCGGAGCACGATTTTGCAGCCCGTGAGGACCTGTTGGATCAGATGCGTCCAGGCCTGGACATCATGATTCTTTGTAACCCCAATAATCCTACCGGTCAATTGTGTTCACGTGCATTTTTACAGAAAGTGCTTGCCAAGAGCCAGGAAATCGGTGCAATCGTGATGATTGATGAATGCTTTATGGATTTTGTCGAAAATAAAGAACAATTTTCTGTGCAAAACTGTATTGAACAGTATGAAAATCTCGTCATCCTGAAAGCTTTTACCAAGATATTTGCGATGCCGGGTTTTAGACTTGGCTACGCTTTGACAGCCAACAAAACATTGCTCGAACAAATGAGGTCCGCCGGTCAGGACTGGAGTGTTTCAACGCCGGCCCAAACGGCCGGTATCGCTGCCTTAAAAGAAACTGCCTATCTGCAGCAGACGAAACAGCTGATTGAAACAGAAAGAAGATTTTTGATTGATGCGCTTTTGGGTCTTGGACTGAAGGTCATCGGCTCCAGAGCAAACTACATATTTTTCCGGACTCAGCGTACAGACCTATCCGAAAAGCTGATTGCGAAAGGGATTATGATCCGTCCATGCGCCAACTATGTCAATTTAAACGGTGAATATTTCAGGGTTGCTGTGAAAAACCATGAAGATAATTTGAAACTCAGCACCGTACTCAGGGATGTGATATGTGATGAAAGCAGTCATGGTCATTGTTGA
- a CDS encoding bifunctional adenosylcobinamide kinase/adenosylcobinamide-phosphate guanylyltransferase encodes MLALVSGGVASGKSEIAENLAVSLNTGKMAYIATMTASDEECRNRVVKHRRMRDGKGFDTFEFSYGLSEKIPILSGCDTALLECMGNLIANEMYLQKRSPQDAIDCISNDIRLLAATVPNTVIVTSTIFEDFKAYDDFTTGYIRVLAEINSAIAAAADVVIESVCAIPLIHKGMKELSGYENLV; translated from the coding sequence ATGTTGGCTTTGGTTAGCGGAGGCGTTGCCAGTGGAAAGTCTGAAATAGCGGAAAATTTGGCTGTCAGCCTGAATACAGGAAAGATGGCCTATATCGCAACGATGACTGCCTCAGACGAAGAATGCCGCAACCGGGTTGTCAAGCACCGTCGGATGCGGGACGGCAAAGGGTTCGACACCTTCGAGTTTTCTTACGGACTTTCCGAGAAAATCCCTATTTTAAGCGGCTGCGATACCGCTTTACTCGAGTGTATGGGCAACCTGATTGCCAATGAAATGTATCTGCAGAAGCGCAGCCCGCAGGATGCCATTGATTGCATCAGTAATGATATTCGGCTGCTAGCGGCGACTGTACCGAATACCGTCATCGTAACCAGCACGATATTTGAGGATTTCAAAGCCTATGATGATTTTACGACCGGCTATATCCGTGTACTGGCTGAAATAAATTCGGCAATTGCCGCGGCTGCAGATGTCGTGATTGAATCCGTCTGCGCGATTCCGCTTATCCATAAAGGAATGAAGGAGCTTTCCGGTTATGAAAACCTTGTATGA